The DNA sequence CCGTGACGCTCACGGAGCTCATCACGAACAACGCGGCGGCCGTGCTGATCTACCCGATTGCGATTGCGATCGCGCTCGATTCCGGCCTGGATCCGAGACCGTTTGCGATCGCGATCACGGTCGCCGCCTCGGCATCGTTTCTGACACCGATCGGCTACCAGACCAACACGATGGTGTACGGACTGGGCGGCTATCGCTTCACCGACTACGCCCGCCTGGGGCTGCCGCTCACGGTAGCGGTTGTCACGGCGGTTATCTTCTTCGTGCCGATGTTCTGGCCGTTCTGATCCGGAGGTCACTTGAGTACCCCGTTAGCACAGACGGATGTCGATATGCCGCACTCACCGGGTGTCAGGTCAACGTATCGCCGCAGCCATCTCGCACAACTCGAGAGCGAGGCGATCTTCATCATGCGCGAAGTCGCCGCGCAGTTCGAGCGACCCGTCCTGCTCTTCTCCGGCGGGAAGGACTCCATCGTCATGGTGCGACTCGCGCAGAAGGCATTCGCGCCCGGCAGGTTCCCGTTCCCGCTGCTCCACATCGACACGGGCCACAATTTCCCCGAAACGATCGAGTTCCGTGACCAGCTCGCACGCGACGCCGGCTGCGAGCTGATCGTGCGCTACGTACAGGACTCCATCGATCAGGGTCGCGCGCAGGAGGAGGCGGGGCCGAATCCGAGCCGCAACGGCCTTCAGACCATCACGCTTCTCGATGCGCTGCGCGAGCTCAAGGTAGATGCGGCGTTCGGCGGCGGCCGGCGCGACGAGGAGAAGGCGCGCGCGAAGGAACGCTTCTTCTCACACCGCGACCGCTTCGGCCAGTGGGACCCCAAGAACCAGCGGCCGGAGCTGTGGAACCTGTTCAACGGGCGGAAGGCTCCCGGCGAACACTTCCGCGTGTTCCCGCTGTCGAACTGGACCGAGATGGACGTCTGGCAGTACATCCTCGCCGAGTCCATTCCGCTGCCCAGCCTGTACTTCGCGCATGAGCGGGAGGTGGTGCGCCGCGACGGCGTCCTGCTCGCGATCGGCGAGAACAACCAGCTGATGGAAGGCGAGAGCGCCGAGCGACTCCTCGTGCGCTGCCGCACCGTCGGTGACCTGACGTGCACCGGCGTGTGGGAGAGCAGTGCTAGCACGCTCGAGCACATCATCGACGAGGTTTCGGCTGCACGTGTGGCGGAGCGCGGCGGCCGCAGCGACGACAAGCGCAGTGACGCGGCCATGGAAGATCGCAAGAAGCAGGGGTACTTCTAGTGGGCTTCC is a window from the Longimicrobiales bacterium genome containing:
- the cysD gene encoding sulfate adenylyltransferase subunit CysD codes for the protein MSTPLAQTDVDMPHSPGVRSTYRRSHLAQLESEAIFIMREVAAQFERPVLLFSGGKDSIVMVRLAQKAFAPGRFPFPLLHIDTGHNFPETIEFRDQLARDAGCELIVRYVQDSIDQGRAQEEAGPNPSRNGLQTITLLDALRELKVDAAFGGGRRDEEKARAKERFFSHRDRFGQWDPKNQRPELWNLFNGRKAPGEHFRVFPLSNWTEMDVWQYILAESIPLPSLYFAHEREVVRRDGVLLAIGENNQLMEGESAERLLVRCRTVGDLTCTGVWESSASTLEHIIDEVSAARVAERGGRSDDKRSDAAMEDRKKQGYF